The DNA window aagaactctcctACTATTTTATAATtagtatgtgtttatgtgcacctTAAGATCCTGGCTTAAAATTTGTAAGTGTCATGAAATCTGCCAAGATTgacttcaaatttcatttttgagacaatcAATATAACACACCACACTGAGCTGGAAGGACGGCAGTGGTAATGTGCTCACCATtcaagtgtgaggacccaagttcggatccccagaacctgtgttaATGCTGGTAGGCATGAAGATAGGGACTCTCTCAGAACAAGATGGCTAGTCAGACTCTCCTTGTACAGGTAAACTCTGGAGTCAGTTTAAAGACGTGCTTCAGTGAGTACGGTGGACACAGCCTTCCAAAGCCAAGCTTGGGCCTCCGGTGCATAGATGTGCCCAGGCATTCACACACacttgtgtatacatatacacacatgaaacatacacacacacacacacacacacacacacacacacacacacacacacagggtaggGGGATACACTTAACTTGACCCTAATAATGTAAACTATTTTGAGAGAACAAATTTAGCTGTTCAAGAGACACATACAGCCTgaagtggtgatacatgcctataatcccaacacttaggatcaggagttcaaggacaacctgggttacatgagaccctatctcaagaaagagagaagaaaaaagatgtaAACATATTTTGACCATTTAAATCcaatctttaagaaaaacaaaacaaaacaaagaccccTCCAAAAGGTCCAGAGATATTAAGTGACTGCTAGAGATGTTAGATTATAAATTCCTTCAGcacaaaaatactttttttttgccCTGTAGCACTGGCTGattaactcactatgtaggttaGCCAtagctcaaactcagagaccccctccctgcctttgtctccaagtgctggaactaaagacatacaccaccatacccagcccatTCTTTAAggccaggctttctctgtgtagccctggctgtcctgaaacttactctggagaccaggctggcctcgaactcagatctgcctgcctctgcttcccaagcgctgggattaaaggcgtgtaccactacacctggctcatttttgttatgttctgagacaggattttttatttcactatgtagtccaggccggCTACGAATTCTCCATCCTGCCTAAACCTTCCTAGTGTTGGATTTACAGGCATACATTAGCTAAGTCTTAAATACGAAAGCCtatgaggtttttttgttcttgttatattggctctgtgtgtgtgttacaaggTCTATACATGTAGACGTCAGAGGTAGACTCCAGACATCTTCTACTGTTCTCCACCTTAtgtcttgaggcagggtcttctactgaacctggagctctccacttggctagactggctggctggacaAGACCCTGGGatcctcccagcactggggtcacaggcatgagccactccaccgggctttttatgtgggtgctggggacccaaactcaggtattggtgaaattattaaggccactccacatagttaaaaggcagatttatttagtggataacttacaaatgaagggataggtaggttgcggggtctggggaaggtgtatcgcagtccagcagtgttcccTGGAGCTCTGTtcagtcaacctccaccgtccagggtcctggaaccgagagagagcgctggcccatcccaATCTCGGGTCTCTAGgctcctcccttggccctgccttgtaggcgtgacagttgctaaagcctcaatgggggttggaacttccagatcaaagctgaaatggctacccactacacactaTAAGCAAGATTGTCAACATACTtacaatggggctggagagatgacacagCACTTagagctctgtctgtctgtctgtctgtcttagttagggcttctattgctgggAAGCAACATcgtgaccacagcagctcttataaaggaaaacagttaatagggctggcttacagttcagaggtttagtccgttatcatcatggcaggacatggcggcgtgcaggcagatcctggagaaggagctgagaatttacatcttgatccataatGCAGCAGAAGGAATCTGTGTGCTGGGTGtggcttgggcatatatgagacctcaaggcccacccccacagcggcacacttcctccaatgagaccACACCtattcaacaaggccacacctcctaatagtgccactccctatgaaccaAGCATTCCGACACATGAATCTCCagggccatttctattcaaaccaccacattgttcctccagaggacatgggttcaactcccagcacccacatggcatttcacaaccaccagtaactctggttccagggcatctgacaccgtctctggccttcttgggtgccaggcatgcacatggtacacagacatacgtgcaggtgaGACACTCATATACGTAAGATAAGAACTTCAGAAACGGTCATAACCTTATGATGGCATCTTTTTAATTAAGAACACCTGAGCGCAGATCTACCCAGTTAGCAAATTTTAAGTATATGATGCAGTTGTATTAACTGTAGTCACCATGCTGTATGTTAGATgtagacttatttattttgtagaaCTGGGTGTTTGAACTGGTTAATGTCTTCTTGTTTCTCATCCCCTCTAGTCCTGGCAACCACCACCCTATTCTGTGTTTCAGTGAGTTACCCTATGTAGATTTAACATGGAAGTGAGATCATGTGTCTTTCCGTATCAGATTTATTGAACCTAGCGTATGGTCCagaaggaaggacagttcttttcttggtgttgctgagactgaactcagggaCTCATGCACACAAGGCAAATACTCTTACTCGTGAACTACATTCCTATTTCTAAGGCAGGATgtggtttttaactttaaaaaatttatttatttatattgtgtatgtgggtgcatgtgtgtgccatggtgtctgtggaagtcagaggacaaactgaGGACATCAGTTCTatcttccatgtgggttctggggatcgaacttagATCTTCAGGCCTAGTGGTGAATactcttacccactaagctatctcaGCAGTCCCCAGAGTGGACATTTCCAGTGGTGGGTTATAGCATTTGCTTCTGACACTCTGATATGGATAGGCAAGTGTTTTGCAGTGCATGAGCTAAGTGTTTCAGTTTGTGTAGGGTTTGCTGATGACTGTGTGCCCTCCTAAcatgtgtgtctgcctgtgcaTCCCAGGTACTATCTGTTTTCCCTCATCATGAATCTGAGCCGCGACGCTTATGAGATCCGTTTACTGATGGAACAGGAGACTTCAGCTTACGGCAGGCGAATGAAGGTTTCTGGAGTCCCGGGAGGAGTCGAGACTGGGGGGCCTGGAGGACCCGCGACGCCAGGGGGATGCCTGCCACAGCTGGCTCTGAAGTTTCGACTCCAAGTCCTCCTCCTGGCTCGCGTCCTTCGAGGTCACCCCCCTCTCCTGCTGGACGTGCTCAGAAACGCCTGCGACCTCTTCATCCCACTGGACAAACTAGGCCTCTGGCGCTGTGGCCCTGGGATTGTGGGCCTTTGTGGTCTCATTTCCTCCATTCTGTCTCTTCTCACCCTAATCTGTCCCTGGCTACGACTCAAGCCCTGACATTGTGATACAAGATAAGGAGGGCGCCTGACTTGGTGAGATGGAATCTTAGATTGTCCCCCATGTGCCAGCCTCTTTCTAACTGGACTCCTTGATTGAGGTTACAATCCAGATACTTAGGGTGAAGGGAAGAACCTTGCCAAAGACGAGGTCAGGAAGGCGATGTCGGCGGAAAGACTCCAGCACGCCTCGAGAGGTGTTTGGGCCTCTCTGTTGTCGACAGAATCTCTTTGCTCTCTTCCCTTTATCTGTCTTGAGTCTGGTTAAGAATTTGTCACCATGCGACAGAATTGTCTTTCTTAGTCCCCTGTCCAGATACTTAAACAGAATTACTTTTTGTAGGAGAAGCAGAAGTTTTGAATGGTAGAGTGCTAATTGTATTCTTTTCTGAAGCAGCATGTAGCATATTTTTTCCTTCACAGTCCATAATTTTTGAGACTTTATTTCATGTCCCAGCTGACTCTTCCCTCACGTCTCCACACCGAAGGCCATGACACTTCTCCCCTGCGTCTTCCTCGCCAGCCTCCTCCTGATTTGGCCCTGACCCTTCTCTCCTCCACGCCTTCGGGTGTCTGCTCACACTTGGATATTAGAGTTTCCCTCCTCACTGGCTCTTGCCTTTCTTTAACTCTCCAGAGCGATGCTGTGTCTGGCCCCTTGCTGTAAATACTGTACAGTGAATCTGTGTAGTAACTGTGGTCTATGCCCACAGTGCTAGCAAGCCTCTTCCAGGTCAGCGAATTAAAGATCAGTTTGCTCACtgattgatttattcattttcaagatgggggtctcactctgttacccaggctagcctgaaactctgaGTTCTCTTGCTTCAGGCTTGTGTGTAGCTGGGagaacaggtgtgtgccactatccaGCTGCTCATTGGCATCTAGTCTGGCCTCTCGTGTTCTGGCCATTTTAAGCCTTAGTTCCTGTGACTATGGGTGGGTTTCCATGGCATTGGCAACTAACATCGTTACCTACAGGTTTTCATTGAAAACTTAAGTGTTGGGGAAAGTAGTGGGCAATCAAAAGTGCTAAGATGTTTCTACCATTCTTGTGACATTTAGAGCCTCCTTACATTGGGGTGGAATATTCTAAACCAAAGCAATTATGTGGACACTACAAAGCACACCTATCTGCAGACATAGACTCTCCGAAAGCtattaaacacacaaacatgacCAGAGCTCAGTGAACTGGCAGGGTCACACAGTGGGACTGCCCTTCGCATAGGAGGCAGGAGAAGACTGCTGTCAGCTTTTAGTCTGCATGTCTCAGGTTGAGATTAGTACGGCAAAAAGAAGTCGTCTCTAACTCCTGCTCTCCGTTCCAAACGGGAGGAAATCACTGTACACCAAATACAGAGGGGAAAAGTAGCCTCACAAAGGGTCCAAAGCTGTTCTCGCTGAATATCACTTGAGGCCTCCAGAGGGCAGCACCAAGGCAGAGGCCTGGACTGAGATCCCTCTGTCCTCTTGGTCCGGGGCTCCCCACGGTTCCCCTCCCACCACCCCTCCCATTCCGTCCAACTTTATTTTTAGCTGCCAGTGGGAGGGGGCAGGATTGGAGGGAAAGTAAAGAAAACAGcgaaggagagggacagagaggcacAGAGGGCTTCTTGGACAAGACCGGACAAGCAGGCATGGCGCGCCTCTCCGTTCCTCACCTGTTCGTGCCCCTGGTGTTGCTGACAGGTGAGGGAGAAGAACTTCATGGTTTCTGGTGGGAATGGATGCTATGTGGATTGTTTAGAATTGGGACTATTACGGTTAAAATTATTTGGGAGTTCGGGTGGAGGTTAATACTGATACTATATTTCACGTGTGCGCTCATATTTTTAGATTCCCAAATGGCAGCGGTTGAAGCTACCTAGGGCTTGAGTAAGATTTGCACCTAGTTATCTAAAACCTTCGCCCTAAACTCCACAGAAATGAGGATACAGAATAGAAACACGTTTCTCCTCTTCCATGCAGCTAGTCTGATCCCTACCATTACCCTCCGGGTTTCTCCCTACCACTGGCACTCCCTGGCGTAATTGCCTTACTATGTGGTCAGAACTCGGGGTTCATCTAACGAATTCCTGGCCTTATAACCCTGCCAATTTCCTGGATGCAAAAAAAGGCTCACATGCAAAATACCTTTCTGCAAGCGAGCACAGTTTGAGTTGAGTTACAGCTACTGGAGGGTGAGAGTGGGGCTGAGGGAGAGTGGCCTGAACGGAAGGAGCGAGAAAGTGGAGAAGAGAAGTATGGGAGGACAGGAGGCCTGGAAGTTTTCCCTGCTGGTACCCTGTAATCTTTGTTTCCTAAAATACCAGCTCTGATTTTAGGGGAATTGGGGTCAGAAGAAAGGACTCAGCAGGACATGGTAGGGGACCCGGAAAGTGGGCTAGACTTTGAGGAAACTATGGGCAAGGGGtagttgggaggtggaggagataAGCAGCAGATTATGGGggagtttttttttgggggggggtaggaCCCTTAACAAGGATAGATGGCAAACTCTGTGTGTGGGCAGGCCGGTGGTTCCACCCAGTTAATTAGCACTGGCTGGAAGCAACCAACGTCCTAGACCTTGGAGAAAGAGTCCAAGTGTGACAATGTCAAGAAGGAATGGAAAGGAGACACCCAGACACGGGGCTCCTcgccctcctctccttctccccatgGCCCCGGGTTTGGGAAGAATTTGGAAGGGTGGCGGCGATTCTGTGGCTGCAGAAGGGCGAGCTCCCTCTTTTGGATCTCATGGCTTAGGAGGGTGTGTAGGAGGAATGATGTGGAAAGAGTAACTTGACCTTTCCGGACGTGTCTGTGAAGGAGATTTCAGGAGTGAGAATGGAAATGCAGCTGTGCTTCAGCGTGGCAGAGGGCCGTGGGACCCCCACGCAGGAAGAGAATCGTCCCATCGTCCCAGCTGGGGCTCTGAGTACATGGCATTGACGGAGGCCTGGAGGGCTTATACATAACCAGGCAGACACATGGAGATGGAGATGCATCCTCTTGTCTTGTGCATCTCTTGGCTTCTCCAGCCCTTCTTCAACTACCGACAGGTTGATGCTAATTATGATCCTGGCCTCCCAGGTCTCTGCTCCCCCTTTAATCTGGATGAGCATCACCCACGCCTATTCACAGGGCCACCGGAGGCCGAATTTGGATACAGCGTCTTACAGCATGTTGCGGGTGGACAGCGATGGTGAGAAGGGAAGCGGAGGATCATGGGATTGGGACTGTGGTAGCTCTGGTGAAAAGGGAGGCAAGATAAGTGGGTCTCTAAGCTCTAAACTTAACATCTCCATGcaccttccctctctcctacATTAAGTCATGTTCACCTGATGCTTATGTCCATATTTCCCTCCCAGGATGCTGGTGGGCGCCCCTTGGGATGGGCCTTCAGGTGACCGGCGTGGGGATGTTTATCGCTGCTCTATAGGGGGATCCCACAATGCCCCATGTGCCAAGGGCCACCTGGGTAAGAAGATGCCTGACTCTTCCCCTGCTAATCCCTGATTTTGACACCCAGTAACTGAGTCCTTGTACATCAGCTTCTTTGCTGCCCCCATAACCTACACAGACCTGGCCTTCAACTCGATACTGACTCCTCTTCATGCTCTTCCCAAACTACACAGAACTAAAGCACCCAGTCTTTGACCCCATGACTTCATTCTCTTCTACCCCTCCTCCAACCAGGTGACTATCAACTGGGAAATTCCTCTCAGCCTGCTGTGAATATGCACCTGGGCATGTCTCTGCTAGAGACAGATGGTGATGGGGGATTCATGGTGAGCTAAAGGGTCTCAGAAGGTTCGCGGCAGGGAAAAGAACATTATGGTAAGGGAAATGAGTCCGTATAGAAGAGTCAAGGAATTCAAAATCCCTAGAGAGCAAGATAGGGTACCCCATGGTGTAATCTCAGTTCTTTTTTAACTGGATGCATGTTCTGAGGGGCCTCTCTCAGGTTTGGGAGTAACTATTTCCCCTACCCACCCCAGGCCTGTGCCCCGCTCTGGTCTCGCGCCTGTGGCAGCTCTGTCTTCAGTTCTGGAATATGTGCCCGTGTGGATGCTTCATTCCGGCCCCAGGGAAGCCTGGCACCCACTGCCCAACGTGAGCCAGTGCAAGGGCCTGAGAACTCAGTTCCCAGATGGGGGTGCTGGGTCGGGGAAACAGGACAGAAGACTTGGCGGAGGGTCTGCATGGCTCCCTCATCATTCCCAACAGTGCATGCAGCAGCCTGCTGTTTGCTGACATTAGAACCAGAGCGACAAGACACCAAGATCTGGCTTAACCAGCTTGAAAAATGCAGCTTATCCTCCGCCATCACGTTTACATGATTATTCCTCTGTGTGCCGTTTATTTTGAACCTGCATTTCCCTTTGTTTACAATGTTCTCTACCCCAGTGCATTTTCTCAGAATCTTCAATGTCTGATTTTTGTGGGTCTCATGCATGCCAAGTGAGCACTCGGCTATTGAGGTCTCCCCCAGTCCTTTCATATaccttcttattttattttatttttttttaaggtttatttattatatatacagtattctgcctgcatgtatgcctgcaggccagaagagggcaccatgtgagccaccatgtggttgctgggaattgaactcagggcctctggaagagcagctggtgctcttaacctctgagccatctctccagccccttattttattttttttaaaataaagtttttttggtttttcgagacagggtttctctgtgtagctttgcgcctttcctggaactcacttggtagcccaggctggccttgaactcacagagatccgcctggctctgcctcccgagtgctgggattaaaggcatgcgccaccaccgcccggcaaagttttttttttttttaagatttatttatttattatgtatatagtattctgtctgcatatatacctgcaggccagaagagggcaccagatctcattacagatgattgtgagccaccatgtggttgctgggattgaactcaggacctctggaagaacagtcagtgctcttaaccactgagccatctctccagccctcatataCCTTCTTATTTGCCGCCTTTTTGGAGATGGTTttattatgtagtccaggatgccCTTGAACGTGGGATTTGCCTGCCTCGgcttctcaagtactgggatagTAGACATGTACTGTCatgtctggcctctgctggctctTTGGTTTACCACTATCAGAAACAACCCTCGGAGCTGGACCTGCCCCTCAGTGGCACATTGTAGAGCATGAGTAGAgcccttagttcaattcccacacAGACACGCACATACAGAAGTGATGCTTTCTCAGTCTCCCATACACAGACTAGTGGTAGGTTTCTACCCAGGGCGTATTTCATTCTTCACACTTGTCCTCCTCTTCTTTCGTTCATCCCTGCACTTAGGACCTGGCGTAGTCCTTTCCTTGCATGTAAGAAGGAAGTCCTAGCTTACACTGAAGCATCCTCCTGTGATGTTTTTCATTGTTGGCTCCACCCCAGCATCCTCCCATGTCTGTTTCCCATCACTATGTTTCCCCTTCTAGGCTGTCCTACATACATGGACGTCGTCATTGTTTTGGATGGCTCCAATAGTATCTATCCCTGGTCTGAAGTTCAGACTTTCCTTCGGAGGCTGGTAGGGAGACTGTTTATTGATCCAGAGCAGATACAGGTAAGAGAAGGATATGTGGATGGGCTTGGAGGGAAAGAGATAAATAGTTGTGATCCCTTTAGTGTAATCAGGCATGTCCGACATCTTGAATAGCACCAGGACATTGTCATCTGCAGAACTCGTGATTAAGAAATGTGCAATTAAGTTAGCAAAAAGTCACAAAAATCTCATAATGTTTGAAGTAAGTTTAGGATAGCTGTCCTTGGCTGCACGCGGTTGCTTGGGGCCCATGGGCTACAGGCTGGACCTGCCTGAGGGGTGttcatttcttctctgtcctttcttctccttcatcctctGCAGACATCCCATTTGGGAACATGGCTTATTATTTTCAGGTAGGACTGGTACAGTACGGGGAGAGCCCTGTGCACGAGTGGTCCCTGGGAGATTTCCGAACCAAGGAAGAAGTTGTGAGAGCAGCCAGGAACCTCAGTCGGCGGGAGGGACGAGAAACAAGAACTGCCCAAGCAATAATGGTGGCGTGGTGAGGCATGGGGAAGGGGATGTGGGAGAATGAAGGATCAGCAGGGCGgggagaggggctggggtgtagcgTGGCCATCACAAGATGCTCTGTATGCTTATCTTTGTCTGTGTGCCGGAAGTTCACAGAGGAAGGCTCAGCTGTCTGCTGTCACTGGactctcttctactgtgttttacagtgtctgtgtgtctctccttGTCTGGTCTTGTGACCAGAGCCCCATCTCTTCTGTGCTTCTGTGTCAGTTCTGATCCTTAGCTTTTCAACCGCTCATGTCCTAGCTTTCTTTCCAAACTCAACCCTAAACTAACTAACCTCTGGGAAGATGGCCTGGCCCCACAACCAGTATCTATTCTCCGTGCCCTTGATCTTGTCAACCCAAACACAGCGTCTGCTGAATGAATCTGTGAATGACTAAAGCCTGTACTTATTTACACTGATGATAGGTTATTCTATGTGTTCTGTGGCATCCAAACATTCAAACCGTGACTTTGTGCCAGTTTTCATGTTAAACACTGTTGGGGAATGGCCTAGAAGATACAACATCTGACCTCAGTGAACTGCTGACAGTGTtaaatacattgtgtgtgtgtgtgtgtgtgtgtgtgtgtgtgtgtgtgtgtgtacactcacatgcacgcTCATACGCATGACTGTAtctcattcttttctcttcttagCACAGAAGGGTTCAGTGAGTCCCGGGGGGGCAGACCCGAGGCTGCAAGGCTGCTGGTGGTTGTCACTGATGGAGAATCCCATGATGGAGAGGACCTTCCAGCAGCACTAAAGGCCTGTGAGGCTGGGAAAGTAACACGTTACGGGATTGCGGTGAGACTTGGGACTggtgctttttggttttgttctgtgttgtattgcatgtgtgtttgtatgatgtgtgtgtgtgtgtgtgcatgtgtgcacataccattatatatatatgcaggtcagagaacaacctcagatagtggtcctcaccttccaccttgtttgagactgggtctcttgttcagctgtatacagtaggccaggctagctggcccacaggTTTGGGCCAGTCttctgactcagcttcctgtctCCCGGTAGGAGCCTGCTAGGATTGCAGATAAGCTTGTGCTATTGTCCAGCATTTTATGATTTTGTGtgggtctggggatctgaactcaggccgtCAGGCTTGCGTGGTGAGCACTCTACTCACTGAGTTATTTTCCCAGACCAAGAATAGACTCTGGATCTaaaaagagagatggagaaaggttTTCAGGATGTGAAACACAGAGGAAATAGTATCAGCAACTCCCTGGACTTCAATTGttatttccttcctctttctttagcTGGCTATGTTCTCTATCAGCTCTAACAACTTACTTCGCACAGCTAATAGACCCCCatcttgaactcaggtccttggtcaCTATCTCCGGCGACAGAGAGACCCTAGCTCTTTTCTTCGGGAAATCAGAGACATCGCTAGTGATCCAGATGAGCGATTCTTCTTCAATGTCACAGATGAGGCTGCGCTGACAGACATTGTGGACGCACTGGGAGACCGGATTTTCGGTCTTGAAGGTAATGATTATCCTGGCGAAATGGAAGACTGGGTTGGGGGCATTCTAGAGTGAGTTCAGTAGAGCGAGCTCCCCTGATAGCGCTTTGCAATTTTCTCGTGTCCAAGGGTCCCGTGGAGAAAATGAAAGCTCCTTTGGGCTAGAAATGTCTGAGATTGGCTTCTCCACCCACCGGCTACAGGTTGGACAGACCCTGACCCTCTGCAACATCCTCGAGCCCTTGATCTCTTCATAATCCTCTCCAGTCTCTGACTCAGATAACTTCAACCCTATGGCCCgtccagatttctcctttaaCCAGACTGCATGCTGACCTTCATGCCTTTCTGACCGCAGTGTACCCTTACATGAGCATCTCACTCCTGCATCCTGACCTTCACGCCTTTCTGACCGCAGCGTACCCTTCCATGAGCATCTCACTCCTGCATCCTGACCTCCACGCCTTTCTGACCGCAGCGTACCCTTACATGAGCATCTCACTCCTGCATCCTGACCCTCCACGCCTTTCTGACCGCAGCGTACCCTTCCATGAGCATCTCACTCCTGCATCCTGACCTCCACGCCTTTCTGACCGCAGCGTACCCTTACATGAGCATCTCACTCCTGCATCCTGACCCTCCACGCCTTTCTGACCGCAGCGTACCCTTCCATGAGCATCTCACTCCTGCATCCTGACCCTCCACGCCTTTCTGACCGCAGCGTACCCTTCCATGAGCATCTCACTCCTGCATCCTGACCTTCACGCCTTTCTGACCGCAGCGTACCCTTACATGAGCATCTCACTCCCGGGGAGTCGTTTTTCTCCTATCCCCACTGTCTTCTCAGTGTCCTCGTCTGGTTCTGCCCCTCAGGATGGGATTCTCTTTGGGATGGTGGGGGCCTATGACTGGGGGGGCTCGGTGCTATGGCTTGAAGAAGGTCGCCGCCTTTTCCCCCCACGAACGGCCCTGGAAGATGAGTTTCCCCCTGCACTGCAGAACCATGCAGCCTACCTGGGTGAGTAACAGAGATGCGGGGTGCTGGGAGGGTGAGGGAGAGCCAGTAGGGGGTAGGAGGCACTCCCTCTTCACTCAGGCAGTTTTCCACTGATCTCTCTTGAGAACTCACCTGATGCCCTTAGCACGCCGTCCACTCTTACctcatcttcttttccttttacatCTGATCCCTCCTCGCTTCTAGGTTACTCTGTTTCCTCCATAAGTCTGCCGGGTGGACGCCGCCTCTTTCTCTCGGGGGCACCGAGGTTTAGACATCGAGGAAAGGTCATAGTCTTCCAGCTAAAGAAAGATGGGGCTCTGAGGGTCACCCAGAGCCTCCAGGGGGATCAGGTATGACATCAGGGGAGGGTGGGACCCTTGGGTCCCCAGGACGTCCAGGCTGAAGAAGAATGCCGAGGGAAAGGGCAAGGCTGGGAAGTCCATGCTGAATTCTGGTAGACAGTCTGTCAGGGGTGTGAGGACCAGATTGGCAGACTGGTGAGTGCTTCCTCCTGAGTCCAGCTGTCCACAACCATCTTCTCTCTGGGCTCCTCACCACCCACCTCGCCCAGATTGGCTCATACTTCGGCAGTGAGCTGTGCCCATTGGATACAGACAGTGATGGGATAACTGATGTCTTCCTTGTGGCGGCCCCCATGTTCCTGGGTCCCCAGAACAAAGAGACCGGACGTGTTTACGTGTATGTGGTAGGACAGGTGAGATCGGTGGGACCccccagggtgtgtgtggggtggtggtggaagaaggggagagagagacacatacatcTGAGAGCTCGCTGAGAGGTGAGGGTCACCAGATAAGCGATTCCTTCTATCTCCTCACCACTACAAGCAAATTTTGCTGATGCTCCAAGGAACCCTTCAGCCAGAACGCTCCCAGGATTCTCGATTTGGCTTTGccatggctgctcttcctgatCTGAACCAAGATGGTTTCGCCGATGTGGCTGTGGGGGCACCCCTGGAGGATGGGCACCAGGGAGCATTATACCTGTATCATGGAGCCCAGAATGGAATCAGGC is part of the Peromyscus eremicus chromosome 6, PerEre_H2_v1, whole genome shotgun sequence genome and encodes:
- the Pex11b gene encoding peroxisomal membrane protein 11B isoform X3 is translated as MGKLRAAQYACSLLGHALQRHGASPELQKQIRQLEGHLSLGRKLLRLGNSADALESAKRAVHLSDVVLRFCITVSHLNRALYFACDNVLWAGKSGLAPRVDQEKWAQRSFRYYLFSLIMNLSRDAYEIRLLMEQETSAYGRRMKVSGVPGGVETGGPGGPATPGGCLPQLALKFRLQVLLLARVLRGHPPLLLDVLRNACDLFIPLDKLGLWRCGPGIVGLCGLISSILSLLTLICPWLRLKP
- the Itga10 gene encoding integrin alpha-10 isoform X1 → MARLSVPHLFVPLVLLTGLCSPFNLDEHHPRLFTGPPEAEFGYSVLQHVAGGQRWMLVGAPWDGPSGDRRGDVYRCSIGGSHNAPCAKGHLGDYQLGNSSQPAVNMHLGMSLLETDGDGGFMACAPLWSRACGSSVFSSGICARVDASFRPQGSLAPTAQRCPTYMDVVIVLDGSNSIYPWSEVQTFLRRLVGRLFIDPEQIQVGLVQYGESPVHEWSLGDFRTKEEVVRAARNLSRREGRETRTAQAIMVACTEGFSESRGGRPEAARLLVVVTDGESHDGEDLPAALKACEAGKVTRYGIAVLGHYLRRQRDPSSFLREIRDIASDPDERFFFNVTDEAALTDIVDALGDRIFGLEGSRGENESSFGLEMSEIGFSTHRLQDGILFGMVGAYDWGGSVLWLEEGRRLFPPRTALEDEFPPALQNHAAYLGYSVSSISLPGGRRLFLSGAPRFRHRGKVIVFQLKKDGALRVTQSLQGDQIGSYFGSELCPLDTDSDGITDVFLVAAPMFLGPQNKETGRVYVYVVGQQILLMLQGTLQPERSQDSRFGFAMAALPDLNQDGFADVAVGAPLEDGHQGALYLYHGAQNGIRPHPTQRIAAGSMPQALRYFGRSVDGRLDLDGDDLVDVAVGAHGAAILLSSQPIIHLLPSLDVTPPHISVVQKDCRRRGQEAACLTAALCFQVTSHTPGRWDRRFYIRFSASLDEWTAGARAAFDGSGQRLSLRRLQLSVGNVTCERLHFHVLDTSDYLRPVALTVTFALDNTTKSGPVLDEGSSTSVQKLVPFSKDCGPDNDCITDLVLQADMDIRGSRKSPFVVHGGRQKLLVSATLENKKENAYNTSLSLRFSRNLHLASLTPQRAKSVKVECSVPSPHARVCIVGHPVFQAGAKVTFLLEFEFSCTSLLSQVLVRLTASSSSLEKNETLQDNTVQTSAYIRYQPQLLFSSESTLHRYEVHPYRTLPVGPGPEFKTTLRVQNLGCHVVSGLIISALLPAVAHGGNYFLSLSQVISSNASCTVQNLTEPPGSPVHPEELQHTNRLNGSNSRCQAMRCRLGPLAKGTEISVGLLRLVHNEFFRRAKFKSLTVVSTFTLGTENGSVLQLPEASSWNESLLEVIQTRTTLISLWILVGSVLGGLLLLALLVFCLWKLGFFARKKIPKEEQTDEKSVQ
- the Pex11b gene encoding peroxisomal membrane protein 11B isoform X1, which encodes MDAWVRFSAQSQARERLCRAAQYACSLLGHALQRHGASPELQKQIRQLEGHLSLGRKLLRLGNSADALESAKRAVHLSDVVLRFCITVSHLNRALYFACDNVLWAGKSGLAPRVDQEKWAQRSFRYYLFSLIMNLSRDAYEIRLLMEQETSAYGRRMKVSGVPGGVETGGPGGPATPGGCLPQLALKFRLQVLLLARVLRGHPPLLLDVLRNACDLFIPLDKLGLWRCGPGIVGLCGLISSILSLLTLICPWLRLKP
- the Pex11b gene encoding peroxisomal membrane protein 11B isoform X2; the protein is MVTPIRTLLPLRKAAQYACSLLGHALQRHGASPELQKQIRQLEGHLSLGRKLLRLGNSADALESAKRAVHLSDVVLRFCITVSHLNRALYFACDNVLWAGKSGLAPRVDQEKWAQRSFRYYLFSLIMNLSRDAYEIRLLMEQETSAYGRRMKVSGVPGGVETGGPGGPATPGGCLPQLALKFRLQVLLLARVLRGHPPLLLDVLRNACDLFIPLDKLGLWRCGPGIVGLCGLISSILSLLTLICPWLRLKP